AAGGAGGAGACTCCGGAAGCTGTTGCTGCAGTTACTGAAGAGCCTACCGAGCCGGAAGTAATCGGTAAGACCAAGAAGGCCGAGGAAGAGGGCGAGGCGGAAGAAGCCGAAGCACCGAAGGAGAAAGAAAAGGGCAGAGACAAGGAGAAGGAGAAAGAGAAGGGCAGAGACAAGGAGAAGGAGAGGGAGAAAAAGAAGGGCGAGTGATTTCTTGCGTTGGGTTTTGATCCGGTGGCCAGGAAAATGATAGTCGGTTTGGGAAATGTAGGCTCCGAATTCGAGGGGACAAGGCACAATCTCGGTTTCATGGTTGTAGACGAAGTCTCGTCGAAACTGAAGACGAAGTTCCGTCCGGGGAAGGGCGATTACTACTATTTCGAAGCGCATCATGCGGGAGAAGATCTGGTTTTCGTCAAACCAACCACGTTCATGAACAACAGCGGCGTTGCTGTCGTGGAAGCTGCAGAACGATACGGCGTCGGCATCGCCGATTTGCTCGTTGCGTATGACGATTTCAATCTCCCGCTCGGCACTCTCCGCATTCGGCGAGGAGGAAGCGACGGCGGACATAACGGAGTATCTTCCATTATATATCAGTTGAACGATGACGGTTTCCCACGCCTCAGGTGCGGAATCGGAACAGAAGAAGTTGTGCCGGGGAGAGATATGGCCGAGTTCGTTCTTTCGAGGTTCGAGGGAAACGAAATCCCGGAAGTTGAGAAGATGATCGCCAGCGCGTCGGATGCTGTTTTCGTTTTCATCAACGAGGGAATCGTCCCCGCAATGAACAGGTTTAATTGAACTCATTAGAAGTCGCGGACTCATACCGCGGCAGCGAAACTGCTGCTTGCTTTTCTTCTGATCGTAATGAAATCACCGGCAGGCAGCCAAATTGACCGAAGGAGGTGAAGTAAACTGAATACCATTCTGCGAGAATATGAAA
The sequence above is drawn from the Candidatus Kryptoniota bacterium genome and encodes:
- the pth gene encoding aminoacyl-tRNA hydrolase, with the protein product MIVGLGNVGSEFEGTRHNLGFMVVDEVSSKLKTKFRPGKGDYYYFEAHHAGEDLVFVKPTTFMNNSGVAVVEAAERYGVGIADLLVAYDDFNLPLGTLRIRRGGSDGGHNGVSSIIYQLNDDGFPRLRCGIGTEEVVPGRDMAEFVLSRFEGNEIPEVEKMIASASDAVFVFINEGIVPAMNRFN